The Lacrimispora xylanolytica genome has a segment encoding these proteins:
- a CDS encoding ABC transporter substrate-binding protein, with product MKKKVLAMAMMGVMAMSLMTGCGEKAASQTGDSQAGTEQTQTQAKSSGQAIRIVNGKIEIDEPLKAFAKKYQEKTGQEVIIESLGGGADINGTLKGYLAAGNMPDLFVFGGEGDFKTWKDYMTDLSGEEWASQTEFSFKDEAGKVVGFPYAVEGFGITYNKDILEKAGVDPASLTSYDAYKKAFEAIDSKKEELGITAVCSVAAESGQMYWSTGNHLFGYYLSGGLKRGDTTYIDMLKEGKTDTGRLGEFADYMKLLFDYSDPTTLISGTYDDQLALWAQGKTAFITQGNWIDPSLPDYQVSFDCGIAPFAFTKEEMKGILADCPSWWAVYNKGTQIDAAKAFLKELALSEEGQKCLVTECGMISPYTSNKLSPSTPLAMNLKTYVDSGNTYSWEWTKMPEGIAMNATGAVFELYAKGQIDRDGFVDMMSTAIADYVK from the coding sequence ATGAAGAAAAAAGTATTAGCAATGGCAATGATGGGAGTTATGGCAATGTCTCTTATGACTGGTTGTGGAGAAAAGGCAGCATCTCAGACAGGAGATTCCCAAGCGGGGACAGAACAAACCCAGACCCAGGCAAAGTCAAGCGGTCAGGCAATCCGTATTGTAAATGGTAAGATTGAGATTGATGAGCCCTTAAAGGCATTTGCCAAGAAGTATCAGGAGAAGACTGGTCAGGAAGTAATCATTGAATCCTTAGGAGGCGGAGCCGATATCAACGGTACCTTAAAAGGATACTTGGCTGCAGGCAACATGCCGGATCTCTTTGTCTTTGGCGGAGAAGGAGATTTTAAGACCTGGAAAGATTACATGACAGATTTAAGCGGGGAAGAGTGGGCGTCTCAAACTGAGTTCAGCTTTAAGGATGAGGCTGGAAAGGTAGTGGGCTTTCCTTATGCAGTGGAAGGCTTTGGAATTACATATAACAAAGATATCTTAGAGAAGGCAGGCGTTGATCCGGCTTCCCTTACCTCCTACGATGCCTATAAAAAAGCATTTGAAGCCATTGACAGCAAAAAAGAGGAGCTTGGAATTACCGCTGTCTGTTCCGTAGCAGCAGAATCCGGACAGATGTATTGGTCAACTGGAAATCACCTTTTTGGCTATTACCTTTCCGGCGGTCTTAAAAGAGGGGATACCACTTATATTGATATGCTGAAGGAAGGGAAGACGGATACAGGACGTCTTGGTGAGTTTGCTGATTACATGAAGCTCTTATTTGATTATTCCGATCCCACCACCTTGATCTCAGGAACCTACGATGATCAGCTGGCTTTATGGGCTCAGGGAAAAACAGCATTTATCACACAGGGAAACTGGATCGATCCGTCACTTCCAGACTATCAGGTATCCTTTGATTGCGGAATTGCCCCGTTTGCATTTACCAAGGAAGAGATGAAGGGGATTCTTGCAGACTGTCCATCCTGGTGGGCTGTTTATAACAAAGGAACCCAGATTGATGCAGCAAAGGCATTTTTAAAGGAGCTTGCCTTATCTGAGGAAGGCCAGAAATGTCTGGTAACGGAATGCGGAATGATTTCCCCTTATACCTCCAACAAATTAAGTCCTTCCACACCATTGGCCATGAACTTAAAAACTTATGTTGATTCTGGAAATACGTATTCCTGGGAATGGACCAAGATGCCGGAGGGCATTGCCATGAATGCCACTGGAGCTGTATTTGAGCTTTATGCCAAGGGCCAGATCGACAGAGATGGTTTTGTGGACATGATGAGTACAGCAATTGCAGATTATGTGAAATAG
- a CDS encoding LacI family DNA-binding transcriptional regulator produces MITIKKMAELLGTSTTTVSNVIHGKTGEVSPAMVEKVQQLLLEYDYVPNINARNLARNKSGIIGLAMKACRDKYENFIKDPFAGELTGAVESCVRAGGYFTMLYISDDITEIISSVASWNVDGLILHGMQAEDGAKITEKIKKPMVFIDCYLEETVPDYVNVGSQDRKGCYDITRYLIGHGHERIAFLADNRFGVDFERLKGFQDALREVGILYTEEHFIMLQPNGDDLSKTLDDVYKKVGDFTAFVCASDYYAAHILNDLKDRGVKIPEDISIVGFDDNVYSQIVRPALTTVHQDVTEKGSLAVDKLLQMIQQEEIGERIIRLPVEIVERDSVKKGKGMHV; encoded by the coding sequence ATGATAACGATAAAGAAAATGGCAGAGCTTTTAGGAACCAGTACCACCACAGTATCCAATGTAATTCATGGAAAGACTGGTGAAGTCTCCCCGGCCATGGTGGAGAAAGTACAGCAGCTCCTTTTAGAATATGATTATGTCCCAAATATCAATGCAAGAAATCTGGCAAGGAATAAATCCGGCATCATTGGATTGGCCATGAAGGCCTGCCGGGATAAATATGAGAATTTTATTAAAGACCCTTTTGCCGGAGAACTGACCGGTGCTGTTGAAAGCTGTGTAAGAGCAGGCGGATACTTCACCATGCTTTATATCTCCGACGATATCACAGAAATCATCAGCTCTGTAGCCAGTTGGAATGTAGACGGACTGATTTTACATGGTATGCAGGCAGAGGATGGGGCAAAGATTACGGAAAAAATTAAAAAGCCAATGGTATTTATCGATTGCTATCTGGAAGAAACCGTGCCTGACTATGTCAATGTGGGAAGCCAGGACAGAAAGGGCTGTTACGATATCACCAGATATTTAATCGGTCATGGTCATGAAAGAATCGCCTTTTTAGCCGACAACCGTTTTGGTGTTGATTTTGAGCGTTTAAAAGGTTTTCAGGATGCATTAAGGGAAGTTGGTATCCTGTATACAGAGGAACATTTTATCATGCTCCAGCCAAATGGCGATGATTTATCCAAAACTCTTGATGATGTATACAAAAAGGTAGGAGATTTTACTGCGTTTGTATGTGCCTCTGATTACTATGCGGCCCATATTTTAAATGATTTAAAAGACCGTGGAGTTAAAATACCAGAGGATATTTCCATTGTAGGCTTTGATGACAATGTTTACAGCCAGATCGTAAGACCGGCTCTTACAACGGTTCATCAGGATGTAACGGAAAAAGGAAGCCTGGCAGTTGATAAGTTATTACAGATGATACAGCAGGAGGAAATCGGGGAGCGGATCATTCGGCTTCCGGTGGAAATCGTAGAACGGGATTCGGTAAAAAAAGGAAAGGGAATGCATGTGTAA
- a CDS encoding recombinase family protein — protein MTAQYHTALYMRLSKDDDRVLESASISTQRKMLRAYAKEHGFEVYDEYIDDGYSGTNFNRPAWERLLKDIEAKEVNLVITKDLSRLGRDYIMTGQYTELYFPSKKVRYIAINDGYDSDCPFNDIAPFKNMVNEMYARDTSKKIRSAFQTKIKEGAFIGNFAPYGYRKDPNDKNHLIIDPETAPLVREIFLRAENGESPYQIADSLNERKVETPLQYRFMTHPHLKQDEASNDSKWTSGTICKMLSNEVYLGHIVQGKTVKLSFKSHMTLSQPRKEWVVVKNKHDAIITQEIFDQVSRRSVPRKKHEESEFHNIFSGLVICRDCQRNMSVTGNSKRPNHHELVCSGYKQYGKKECTSHKISYETLYEVVAEEIEALLDLTEKRKEELYNALKKTGNLCRQKEPARALDILKKRYREIDRIISQLYVDKVNEKITEERFYHLLSSLEQEQEGIECKLKKTEQGTALQHQGEQGEQELDHLLKEVTGEQEMTSQLLNAFIEKIEVYERTTNGSQTIRISFKSESPIKEGS, from the coding sequence ATGACAGCCCAATATCATACAGCCCTCTATATGAGGCTCTCAAAGGATGATGATAGGGTTTTGGAAAGCGCCAGCATCAGCACCCAAAGAAAGATGCTTCGTGCTTATGCAAAAGAACATGGATTTGAAGTATACGATGAATATATAGATGACGGCTACTCCGGTACGAATTTTAACCGACCCGCATGGGAGCGGCTTCTTAAAGATATTGAAGCAAAAGAAGTAAACCTGGTCATTACAAAGGACTTATCCCGCTTGGGAAGAGATTATATCATGACCGGACAATATACGGAACTTTACTTTCCATCAAAAAAGGTTCGTTACATAGCGATCAACGATGGCTATGATTCCGACTGTCCCTTTAATGACATCGCGCCATTTAAAAACATGGTCAATGAAATGTATGCCAGAGATACGTCAAAAAAGATTCGGAGCGCATTTCAGACCAAGATAAAAGAGGGGGCATTCATTGGGAATTTCGCGCCCTATGGCTATAGAAAAGATCCCAACGATAAAAATCATCTTATTATTGACCCGGAAACAGCTCCACTGGTCCGAGAAATATTTTTACGGGCAGAAAACGGAGAATCTCCTTATCAGATTGCAGATAGCCTAAATGAACGAAAGGTGGAGACCCCTCTCCAGTACCGTTTTATGACTCATCCTCATTTAAAGCAGGACGAAGCCTCCAACGATTCCAAATGGACCTCTGGAACCATCTGTAAGATGCTTTCCAATGAAGTCTACTTAGGCCATATCGTTCAGGGAAAAACGGTAAAACTATCTTTTAAAAGCCATATGACCCTATCCCAGCCAAGAAAAGAGTGGGTCGTGGTAAAGAATAAACACGATGCTATAATAACTCAGGAAATATTTGACCAGGTAAGCAGACGCAGCGTTCCCAGAAAAAAACATGAGGAATCCGAGTTTCACAATATCTTCTCTGGTCTTGTCATTTGTAGAGACTGTCAAAGAAATATGTCTGTTACAGGAAATAGTAAAAGGCCAAATCACCATGAGCTGGTATGCAGCGGTTATAAGCAATATGGAAAAAAGGAATGCACCAGTCATAAAATCAGTTATGAAACCCTATATGAGGTGGTAGCCGAGGAAATAGAAGCACTTCTGGATTTAACAGAAAAAAGAAAGGAAGAGCTTTACAATGCCCTAAAGAAAACAGGAAACCTCTGCCGTCAGAAGGAACCTGCCAGGGCTTTGGATATATTAAAAAAGCGTTACAGAGAAATTGACCGCATCATAAGTCAGCTTTACGTGGATAAGGTAAATGAGAAAATCACAGAGGAGCGATTTTACCATTTGCTTTCCTCTTTGGAGCAGGAGCAGGAGGGAATTGAGTGTAAGCTAAAAAAGACAGAACAAGGGACTGCATTACAACACCAGGGAGAGCAGGGGGAACAGGAGCTTGACCATTTGTTAAAAGAAGTTACTGGCGAACAGGAAATGACATCACAGCTTCTAAATGCATTCATAGAAAAAATAGAAGTGTACGAAAGGACTACAAACGGTTCTCAGACGATACGAATTTCTTTCAAATCAGAGTCTCCAATAAAAGAAGGATCATAA
- a CDS encoding VanW family protein, whose protein sequence is MDKNRARRNRARRRNRSIGYGVVILTALSAVWLLYTNVSKGSQTGSGSHTEETKPGTSEQVLDLRKKLKSARIGNTNLSGLTIEEAEDTIDERYQWELTVSADGDSVLLDNLIDSQIKAIKKKLEETSPEETQEYEIDYEAMKEPFTKQAEELANKWNQSPMGAQLESFNKETGAYQYTPGKNGRTLDQAKLVEQLMDAVKADNYQAEVKAEFAQTPPDRSEAQAKELYKVIGTFTTTTTDNKNRNKNISLAVDAINGVVLKPGEEFSFNNTTGNRTKEKGYQPAGAYRNGILIEEPGGGVCQVSTTLYHAIIESGFKTTERNSHSFAPSYVEKGQDAMVSFDGYAGPDLKFKNTSKNSVVVRASLEGKKLKISVVGIPFLEDGQKVTIRSEKVRDSAPLPPTYEENIALPFGTEKIVDQGSLGGVYRSFRVFKKGDTVIKEEPLHNSTYKGKPAVIQRNTTHKVEETVPETTHAPETQPETQPETTEIPHGPGAALTEAQENQ, encoded by the coding sequence ATGGATAAAAACAGGGCAAGAAGAAATCGGGCTAGAAGAAGAAACAGAAGCATCGGTTATGGTGTTGTAATATTAACAGCCCTGTCAGCGGTCTGGCTGCTTTATACCAATGTAAGCAAGGGAAGCCAGACTGGTTCCGGCAGTCATACAGAAGAGACAAAGCCGGGGACGAGTGAACAGGTGCTGGATTTAAGAAAAAAATTGAAATCCGCCCGAATAGGAAATACCAACTTATCCGGGTTGACCATAGAAGAAGCAGAAGACACCATTGACGAGCGCTATCAGTGGGAGCTGACGGTAAGTGCAGATGGGGATTCTGTTTTACTGGATAATTTAATCGACAGCCAGATTAAGGCAATTAAAAAGAAGCTGGAGGAAACTTCTCCGGAAGAGACCCAGGAGTATGAGATTGATTATGAGGCAATGAAAGAGCCATTTACAAAACAGGCTGAGGAGCTTGCAAATAAATGGAATCAAAGTCCTATGGGTGCCCAGCTGGAATCCTTTAATAAGGAAACAGGGGCATATCAGTATACACCTGGAAAGAACGGCAGAACCTTAGATCAGGCAAAGCTTGTTGAACAGCTAATGGATGCCGTCAAAGCCGATAATTACCAGGCCGAAGTAAAGGCAGAGTTTGCCCAGACACCTCCGGACCGGAGCGAAGCACAGGCAAAGGAGCTCTATAAAGTGATTGGTACCTTTACCACGACCACAACGGATAATAAAAACAGGAATAAAAATATCAGTCTGGCAGTGGACGCCATTAACGGTGTGGTCTTAAAGCCAGGAGAAGAGTTTTCCTTTAACAACACCACTGGAAACCGAACAAAAGAAAAAGGATATCAGCCAGCCGGCGCATACCGTAATGGAATCCTGATTGAGGAACCAGGCGGCGGCGTTTGCCAGGTATCCACCACTCTTTACCACGCCATTATTGAAAGTGGATTTAAGACCACGGAGCGTAATTCCCATAGCTTTGCTCCTTCCTATGTAGAAAAGGGACAGGATGCCATGGTCAGCTTTGACGGATATGCAGGACCGGATTTAAAGTTTAAAAACACCAGTAAGAACTCTGTAGTTGTCCGTGCTTCCCTGGAAGGAAAGAAGCTTAAAATTTCCGTAGTAGGGATTCCATTCCTTGAAGATGGACAAAAGGTCACCATCCGTTCTGAGAAGGTCCGGGATTCAGCTCCATTACCTCCTACCTATGAGGAAAATATAGCTCTTCCCTTTGGAACAGAAAAGATTGTAGATCAGGGAAGTCTTGGAGGCGTATACCGTAGCTTCCGCGTATTTAAAAAGGGAGATACCGTCATTAAGGAAGAGCCTCTTCATAACAGTACGTATAAGGGAAAACCTGCAGTGATACAGAGAAATACCACTCATAAAGTGGAAGAAACCGTTCCGGAGACTACTCACGCACCAGAGACACAACCAGAAACTCAGCCTGAGACAACCGAAATACCTCATGGGCCAGGTGCTGCGTTAACGGAAGCTCAGGAAAATCAATAA
- a CDS encoding cytochrome c biogenesis protein CcdA, with translation MGFSIDVSVPVLTVFLQGIVSFFSPCVLPLIPLYIGYLSGGTGIAKEDGRTEYDRKKVMVHTVCFVIGISFTFFLLGLGVSALGNFFKSNQLLFARVGGIIVFFFGLYQTGILGTSSMLEKDRRLSLSFDKLAMSPFTALLMGFTFSFAWTPCVGPALASVLIMAASASTKSLGFVLIGVYTLGFVLPFLAVGFFTTTVLEFFKTHKHVTKSAVKAGGILMILMGILMFTGKMNALTGYLSSFQAPSISSEKETTKSRESKERETTVEETTSSANETSTSVSDGESEEDKPLPAIDFTLKDQFGKTHSLSDYKGKTIFLNFWATWCPPCRAEMPDIQSLYETQETEGENGVIILGVAAPNYGREKDEQVIKEFLEKNGYTYPVLMDTNAELFEAYGIYSFPTTYMIDRDGNVFGYASGQLSKDMMQSIINQTLKGERD, from the coding sequence TTGGGTTTTTCAATTGATGTGAGCGTCCCTGTTCTGACTGTATTCTTACAGGGAATCGTAAGCTTTTTCTCTCCCTGTGTTCTACCTCTGATTCCTCTTTACATTGGGTATTTATCCGGAGGAACCGGAATCGCAAAAGAGGATGGAAGAACGGAATATGACCGGAAAAAGGTCATGGTTCACACCGTATGTTTTGTAATTGGAATCAGCTTTACTTTCTTTTTGCTGGGACTTGGTGTTTCAGCTCTTGGAAACTTTTTTAAATCCAACCAGCTTTTATTTGCCAGAGTTGGGGGAATCATTGTTTTCTTCTTTGGTCTTTATCAGACAGGAATTCTTGGAACCTCCTCTATGCTTGAGAAGGACAGAAGACTTTCCCTATCCTTTGACAAGTTAGCCATGTCCCCATTTACCGCTCTTTTGATGGGCTTTACCTTCAGCTTTGCGTGGACGCCCTGTGTAGGTCCTGCTCTTGCAAGCGTTCTCATTATGGCGGCATCTGCGTCTACAAAATCCCTTGGTTTTGTCCTCATTGGAGTCTATACCTTAGGTTTTGTTCTTCCATTTTTAGCAGTAGGCTTTTTTACCACCACAGTGCTGGAGTTTTTTAAGACTCACAAGCATGTGACAAAGAGTGCTGTTAAAGCAGGCGGCATTCTCATGATATTAATGGGTATTCTAATGTTTACCGGAAAAATGAATGCATTGACCGGCTACCTGTCATCCTTTCAGGCTCCTTCCATTTCCAGTGAAAAGGAAACGACGAAGAGTAGGGAATCTAAGGAAAGAGAGACAACGGTTGAGGAAACAACTTCCTCTGCCAATGAAACCAGTACATCTGTAAGTGACGGAGAGAGCGAAGAAGACAAGCCGCTTCCAGCCATTGATTTTACATTAAAAGACCAGTTTGGGAAGACACATTCCCTTTCTGATTATAAAGGGAAAACAATTTTTCTTAATTTCTGGGCTACCTGGTGCCCGCCGTGCCGTGCAGAGATGCCGGATATCCAAAGCCTCTATGAGACTCAGGAAACAGAAGGAGAGAATGGGGTAATCATATTAGGAGTTGCTGCTCCTAATTATGGAAGAGAAAAAGATGAACAGGTGATTAAGGAATTTCTTGAAAAAAATGGTTATACGTATCCTGTGTTAATGGATACCAATGCTGAATTATTTGAAGCCTATGGCATATACTCTTTCCCAACCACCTATATGATAGATCGTGATGGAAATGTATTTGGCTATGCCAGCGGGCAATTATCGAAAGATATGATGCAAAGCATCATCAACCAGACCTTGAAAGGAGAGAGAGATTAA
- a CDS encoding serine hydrolase, with translation MFNIFDTKFATASAGKVFFAVAILKLIEEGRLSFQDTIGDLLDFDLNHIDSMITVEQLLNHTSGIPDYCDESVITYYSDLWRD, from the coding sequence GTGTTTAATATCTTTGATACCAAGTTTGCGACTGCCTCTGCAGGTAAGGTCTTTTTTGCTGTAGCAATTCTTAAGCTGATTGAAGAAGGAAGATTAAGCTTTCAAGATACCATTGGTGATTTGCTTGATTTTGACCTAAATCATATAGATTCAATGATAACTGTGGAGCAATTACTCAATCATACCTCTGGCATTCCTGATTATTGTGATGAAAGTGTGATAACCTATTATTCTGATCTTTGGCGGGACTAG
- a CDS encoding serine hydrolase domain-containing protein, with amino-acid sequence MNQWKETLKDFQGCISIKRKGGTVFEQAFGYSDLSNQISNTLDTRFGTASAGKVFVAVGILKLIEEGRLNFEDTMGELLDFELNHIDPLVTVEQLLNHTSGIPDYYDESIMEEYSDLWGDYPNYKIRTSRDLLPLFINKPMMYERGEKFQYNNSGYVMLGLIIESITKVPFDSYLADVIFKPGNMEHTGYYELDRLPAGCANAYLYDQVKEEYYTNIYSVDVKGTGAGGAYTTIGDIELFWNSLLGYKLLSEEMTNKMFRLQSTNFENEHYGYGIWLKKMEGYYVPYIEGCDPGVSFISSYDREEEVLITLVSNFGNNVWKLKRELKWQDFI; translated from the coding sequence ATGAATCAATGGAAAGAAACACTAAAAGATTTTCAAGGCTGTATCTCTATCAAACGAAAGGGCGGCACGGTATTTGAGCAGGCGTTTGGATATTCGGATCTTTCCAATCAGATTTCAAATACCTTAGATACCAGATTTGGAACAGCTTCCGCAGGAAAGGTTTTTGTTGCCGTTGGAATTCTTAAACTCATAGAAGAGGGAAGGCTGAATTTTGAGGATACCATGGGAGAATTACTTGATTTTGAGTTAAACCACATAGACCCTCTCGTAACGGTAGAGCAGCTGCTCAATCATACCTCTGGAATTCCGGATTATTATGATGAAAGCATTATGGAGGAATATTCGGATCTATGGGGGGATTATCCCAATTATAAGATACGCACCTCCAGGGATCTCCTGCCCTTATTTATCAATAAGCCCATGATGTATGAGAGGGGAGAGAAGTTTCAATATAATAACTCCGGCTATGTAATGTTAGGCCTTATTATAGAAAGCATTACAAAAGTACCTTTTGATTCATATCTGGCAGATGTCATTTTTAAACCAGGAAATATGGAGCACACCGGCTATTATGAGCTTGACCGCCTTCCGGCTGGATGCGCCAATGCCTATTTATATGATCAGGTGAAGGAAGAGTACTATACGAATATATATAGCGTTGATGTTAAGGGGACAGGCGCAGGTGGTGCGTACACTACGATAGGTGATATTGAATTATTTTGGAATAGTCTGCTTGGATATAAGCTGTTATCGGAAGAGATGACAAACAAAATGTTTCGTCTTCAAAGCACCAACTTTGAAAATGAGCATTATGGATATGGAATATGGTTAAAGAAAATGGAAGGGTATTATGTACCCTACATTGAGGGCTGTGATCCTGGTGTAAGTTTTATATCCAGTTACGACCGAGAGGAAGAGGTGCTCATCACTTTAGTAAGTAATTTTGGCAATAATGTTTGGAAACTGAAGCGAGAACTAAAATGGCAGGATTTTATATAA
- a CDS encoding recombinase family protein — translation MKKTSEPERPIRVAVYIRVSSEEQAERGDSIRDQKERGIRYIKEHTNMVLQDIYLDDGVSGQKIDRDDFTRLMNRVKEGQIDLIIFTKLDRWFRSLRHYLNTQAVLEKYNAAWTAIDQPYFDTSTPYGRAFVAQSMTWAELEAQNGGIRVSDVFKTKVEHGEVITGKVPRGYQIMNKRMILSEEAPAIYDGIMHFLKHHSMNQSVQYLKDKYGICMTPQNFRQSLLRNEKLTGRYRGNETYCPRLLSDEDFNKIQHILDQNHNIKSSQKYPYLFSGLVICRECESKMGGCQINVLSKRKDGTTIRYKYPAYECKQSHTKKACLNHGEIRETRLEEYLLNYVRTEFNSYIASFQAKEKQTADHRMEKKQICKKLERLKDLYLNEAITLEEFKKEKARLEEYLSSLTSPPPTTQDLESLKSILSAGFETMYSKLNHEQKRRFWRSIIKEIKISKSSLRHREYTVVFL, via the coding sequence ATGAAAAAAACTTCAGAACCAGAGCGGCCAATTCGCGTAGCAGTTTATATCCGGGTATCCTCTGAAGAACAGGCCGAGCGGGGAGATTCCATCAGAGACCAGAAGGAACGGGGAATCCGGTATATTAAGGAACACACCAATATGGTCTTACAGGATATTTATCTGGACGATGGTGTATCCGGTCAGAAAATTGACCGGGACGATTTTACACGTTTGATGAACCGTGTAAAAGAAGGACAAATTGACTTAATCATATTTACAAAGCTGGATCGTTGGTTTCGTAGCCTTCGCCATTATTTAAACACCCAGGCAGTCCTGGAAAAATATAACGCAGCATGGACTGCTATCGACCAGCCATACTTTGATACTTCCACCCCTTACGGCAGAGCCTTTGTGGCCCAATCCATGACCTGGGCCGAGCTGGAAGCTCAAAACGGCGGAATTCGTGTTTCGGATGTATTTAAGACTAAGGTAGAGCACGGAGAAGTGATTACAGGAAAAGTCCCAAGAGGATACCAGATCATGAATAAACGTATGATACTTTCTGAGGAGGCCCCTGCTATTTATGATGGAATCATGCATTTTTTAAAACACCACTCCATGAACCAGTCGGTCCAATATTTAAAGGACAAATATGGAATCTGCATGACGCCCCAAAACTTCCGCCAGTCTCTTCTTCGAAACGAGAAATTGACAGGGCGTTACCGCGGCAATGAAACTTACTGTCCCCGCCTCCTATCCGATGAGGATTTCAATAAAATCCAACATATTTTAGACCAGAACCATAACATTAAGTCCAGTCAGAAATACCCCTATCTATTTTCCGGCCTTGTAATATGCAGGGAATGTGAAAGCAAAATGGGCGGCTGCCAGATTAATGTTCTTTCCAAACGAAAAGACGGAACAACCATTCGATATAAATATCCTGCATATGAATGCAAGCAGTCTCATACAAAAAAAGCATGCTTAAATCATGGAGAAATTAGGGAAACACGATTGGAAGAATACTTATTAAATTATGTTCGGACAGAATTTAATTCCTACATTGCCAGTTTTCAGGCCAAGGAAAAACAGACCGCTGATCATAGAATGGAAAAAAAACAGATATGCAAGAAACTGGAGAGACTGAAAGATCTTTACCTAAATGAAGCAATCACCCTGGAGGAATTTAAAAAGGAAAAGGCCAGACTGGAAGAATACCTATCCTCTCTAACCAGCCCTCCTCCCACAACGCAAGACCTTGAATCATTAAAAAGCATTCTAAGTGCAGGCTTTGAGACCATGTACTCAAAGCTGAATCACGAACAGAAGCGGCGCTTTTGGCGCTCTATTATAAAGGAAATTAAAATCAGTAAAAGCTCTTTGCGTCACAGGGAGTATACCGTTGTTTTCTTATAA
- a CDS encoding FeoA family protein gives MKEKACMADLKRGQRGVIAKLSAYDDMRRRLQDIGLIEGTVVECLGKSPLGDPTAFLIRGAVIALRREDAGRVLVRLEQEDMGRRRFEEEVAAAAVTQEEDAWD, from the coding sequence ATGAAGGAAAAGGCATGTATGGCAGATTTAAAAAGAGGGCAAAGGGGTGTCATAGCTAAGCTGTCTGCTTACGACGATATGAGAAGGCGTCTGCAGGATATCGGTCTGATTGAAGGCACGGTTGTGGAGTGCCTTGGAAAAAGTCCGTTGGGCGATCCTACAGCATTCTTAATCAGAGGTGCAGTGATTGCCCTGCGAAGGGAAGACGCAGGGCGGGTGCTGGTACGCCTGGAACAAGAGGATATGGGAAGACGCCGTTTTGAAGAAGAAGTGGCGGCAGCGGCGGTCACCCAGGAGGAAGATGCATGGGATTAA
- a CDS encoding metal-dependent transcriptional regulator, with amino-acid sequence MNGAENFYTLKGYSLLEQTKITSSMEDYLEMICRLHHDGHPVRIKELAECLHVKPSSASKMAGNLKEQGLVGFEKYGAVSLTEDGMQLGEYLLFRHEVLHRFFCFINQNTDELEQVEKVEHFMNPQTVYNIQKWMNKFT; translated from the coding sequence ATGAACGGAGCTGAAAATTTCTATACGCTGAAAGGCTACTCCCTTTTAGAGCAGACAAAAATCACCTCCTCTATGGAAGATTATCTGGAAATGATCTGCAGGCTTCATCACGACGGGCACCCGGTCCGTATCAAGGAGCTTGCCGAATGCCTTCATGTAAAGCCCTCCTCAGCTTCTAAAATGGCAGGCAACCTAAAGGAACAGGGATTAGTGGGGTTTGAAAAATACGGTGCTGTGTCCCTGACAGAGGATGGAATGCAGCTGGGCGAATATCTTCTCTTCCGCCACGAAGTTCTTCACCGTTTTTTCTGCTTTATCAACCAGAATACCGATGAACTGGAGCAGGTGGAAAAGGTGGAGCATTTCATGAATCCTCAGACTGTGTATAATATACAAAAATGGATGAATAAATTTACATAG